The sequence TAGAACAAAAATAAAAAAACATAATATTCTATCAAATGAAAAATTTACAAATATTATTCATTATGTTTCTTTCATTATGGGCAGAAGAAAGTATTGCACAAACGGGAATAATTATTAATTCAGGGGCAAAATTGGAAATTAATAATGCCTATTTAAAAATTAATGACGGAGATTTCATAAACAATTCTTCAGAAAATACGTTTCTCGGAACAATTGTATTTAACGGCAGTTCTGGCCAAACAATCGGCGGAACAACAAACAGTAAATTTGATATGTTGATTATAAATAACGGTAATACCGTAAATTTAGAAAATAATCTATATTTAATAGGCGGAGTAGTTTTTAACAACGGCATTTTAAATGTTAATAATTATGATTTAACCTTAGCCCCCCCGGCTATATTAGACGGAACATTTTCTTCCGGCAGTATGATTAACCTTGACGGAGCAGGGAAAATTATTAAGGAAATTGAATCTAACGATAATATATTGTTTCCTGTCGGAGATTTAACATCGGGAGCAGATTATTCGCCGGTTGAAATAACTTTCAATTCCGGAACATTCAACGCAAATGCTTTCTATACTATTGATTTAGCAAACAGCAAACATCCCGGAAACACAAGTAGTTCTGATTATTTGAACAGATATTGGACAATAACATCAAGCGGAATAACTAATTTTTCGTGTAATACAACTTTTAACTATACAAATAACGATATTGCAGGAACAGAATCAAATATATACGGAGGTATATGGAACGGAACAAACTGGGCATTATTAGGTCAGGCATCAGCTTTGCAGTTTTCAG comes from Bacteroidales bacterium and encodes:
- a CDS encoding T9SS type A sorting domain-containing protein, with product MKNLQILFIMFLSLWAEESIAQTGIIINSGAKLEINNAYLKINDGDFINNSSENTFLGTIVFNGSSGQTIGGTTNSKFDMLIINNGNTVNLENNLYLIGGVVFNNGILNVNNYDLTLAPPAILDGTFSSGSMINLDGAGKIIKEIESNDNILFPVGDLTSGADYSPVEITFNSGTFNANAFYTIDLANSKHPGNTSSSDYLNRYWTITSSGITNFSCNTTFNYTNNDIAGTESNIYGGIWNGTNWALLGQASALQFSGTLNEFGEITGAEEAMLGGINNLTSENIQVYYDNGFIKINTPNNINLSHVEIYNSVGQLITIKDLSKTQLNEFSFNNAKGYYLLKLFTDKTSITKKVLL